One region of Prinia subflava isolate CZ2003 ecotype Zambia chromosome 6, Cam_Psub_1.2, whole genome shotgun sequence genomic DNA includes:
- the FTCD gene encoding formimidoyltransferase-cyclodeaminase — protein MAKLVECVPNFSEGNNKEVIDAVAQAISRTPGCVLLDVDAGASTNRTVYTFVGSPEAVVEGALSAARVAGQLIDMSRHSGEHPRMGALDVCPFVPVRNVSMEECVTCAHIFGQRLAAELNVPVYLYGAAARDESRKALPSIRAGEYEALPEKLAKPEWSPDFGPPTFVPRWGATVTGARTFLIAYNINLLCTKELAHRIALNIREQGRGPDQPGRLKKVQGIGWYLEEENMAQVSTNLLDFETTPLHVVYEEICRDAQELNLPVVGSQLVGLIPKKAMLDAAEFYIKKEKLFILEEEQKIRLVVNRLGLDSLSPFHPRERIIEYLVEAGEVDGGLVARPLGAFVHAVGARSAAPGGGSVSAAAGALGAALGSMVGLMSYGKRQFEDLDPIMRKLIPPFHQAMEELVAMVDADSHAFSSYMEAMKLPKNTPEERERRMAAMQQGLKKAVGVPYGLAEKVTGLWPSLKELARHCNLACKSDIQVGAKMLEAAVFGAYFNVMINLKDITDEKFKLVMSQKVSGLLEEAKQGSAVVLALLDKRVA, from the exons ATGGCCAAGCTCGTGGAATGCGTTCCCAACTTCTCAGAGGGGAATAACAAAGAG GTGATTGATGCGGTGGCACAGGCCATCTCCCGGACACCAGGATGTGTGCTGCTGGACGTGGATGCTGGTGCCTCCACCAACCGCACTGTCTACACCTTTGTGGGGTCCCCTGAGGCCGTGGTGGAAGGGGCACTGAGCGCAGCCCGTGTGGCTGGGCAGCTCATTGACATGAGCCGACACTCAG GTGAGCACCCTCGGATGGGAGCCTTGGATGTCTGCCCCTTTGTGCCAGTAAGGAATGTCAGCATGGAGGAGTGTGTCACCTGTGCCCATATCTTCGGGCAGCGcttggcagcagagctgaatgTGCCTG TTTACCTGTATGGAGCAGCGGCACGGGACGAGAGCAGGAAAGCCCTGCCCTCCATCCGTGCCGGGGAGTACGAGGCACTCCCCGAGAAG cttgCAAAACCAGAGTGGTCTCCTGATTTTGGGCCCCCAACTTTTGTGCCCCGGTGGGGGGCTACAGTGACGGGTGCCCGGACCTTCCTTATTGCGTACAACATCAACCTGCTATGCACCAAGGAACTGGCTCACCGCATCGCCCTCAACATCCGCGAGCAGGGCCGTGGCCCTGACCAG CCCGGGCGCTTGAAGAAGGTGCAGGGCATTGGCTGGTATTTGGAGGAAGAGAACATGGCCCAGGTTTCAACAAACCTGCTGGACTTTGAGACCACGCCGCTCCACGTTGTCTACGAGGAGATCTGCCGAGATGCACAG GAATTGAATCTCCCTGTGGTGGGCTCCCAGCTGGTGGGGCTCATTCCCAAGAAGGCCATGCTGGATGCAGCTGAGTTTTACATCAAGAAGGAAAAGCTCTTCATCCTGGAGGAGGAACAGAAGATCAGGCTG GTGGTCAATCGGCTGGGTCTGGACTCCCTGTCTCCATTTCACCCCCGGGAGCGCATCATCGA GTACTTGGtggaggcaggagaggtggaCGGGGGGCTGGTGGCCAGGCCACTGGGTGCCTTTGTGCACGCAGTTGGAGCGAGGTCGGCAGCACCCGGAGGAGGCTCCgtgtctgcagctgcaggagccctg ggagcagcgcTGGGCAGCATGGTGGGGCTGATGAGCTACGGGAAGCGGCAGTTTGAGGACCTGGACCCCATCATGAGGAAGCTGATTCCCCCTTTCCACCAGGCCATGGAGGAGCTGGTGGCCATGGTGGATGCTGACTCCCATGCCTTCAGCAGCTACATG GAAGCCATGAAGCTGCCCAAGAACACCCCTGAGGAACGGGAGAG GCGCATGGCTGCCATGCAGCAGGGGCTGAAGAAGGCCGTGGGGGTGCCCTATGGCCTGGCAGAGAAGGTGACTGGGCTCTGGCCTTCTCTGAAGGAGCTGGCACGACACTGCAACCTGGCCTGCAAATCTGACATCCAG GTGGGAGCCAAAATGCTGGAAGCGGCGGTGTTCGGAGCTTACTTCAATGTCATGATCAACCTCAAGGACATCACGGACGAGAAGTTCAAGCTCGTG ATGTCACAGAAGGTCTCCGGGCTGCTGGAAGAGGCGAAGCAAGGCTCGGCGGTCGTGCTGGCGCTGCTGGACAAGCGGGTGGCCTGA